In Papaver somniferum cultivar HN1 unplaced genomic scaffold, ASM357369v1 unplaced-scaffold_116, whole genome shotgun sequence, the DNA window cttggtaTAGCagcacttgcgagttcgaccgagcagtgctttaacggCATGGTATGCAAAAACTTGAGTTAGAAGGAAGTCCCCCGTAAAGGTTGATGCCGTTACCTTTTGGGCAAgggtatacaacaaatataggcaagagtttgggaatcctaatggaagaagtgttcaacaaattcaTGATCGGCACCAAGTCATTGAAAATGTGATACTTTCTTATTTAGCTATccaaaaaccgattttcaactcTACCCACTTTAGATACTCCAttaaacaatttgtaagtatttttgtggtttattttacgtgatccatgttgtttgatcttcctactaagCACCACTAAcgaagtaagtttgtgttttgtttttgtagcatgaagtcgtcaaacgcactacttggaggaaaagggggaagcattcgcattcgatgcaagctatcaattCATGGTCTCCAAAATCCCAGAGTATACCTCGGACTTCATGGAGGGTGGATCGGACTTGGATTCCTtcgacgaagattgatggttttagaggTTTTTGTGtatgttttgtgggtagatctctatgtaaaccctcacgagactataactcgtccactagggtcgcctaggggtttcatggcttgatgcatgtgctaaatgcatcatacaataatgaaatgaatgaaaaaaaagttcatataaaaagacaaaaatcggtttatatatgtcacATAAAATCCCGATTATGACAATCGTATTATACATATGCCAAAGTCAACCGATTATGAAAGTCTATGTtaattttggaaacacaaatccAAAATCGATTTACaagtgcatgaacgtaaaccgattctaggTACTGTTTAcggaaaaaaataaatttttttaagttgtttgatgttttgaagaactctttaacattagttgatctcacatcTAAAACATAATTAATAACTAATACGATTTATTAATGCTAATTAATTAGGGGTAAAACAGGTACTTAGGTAATTATTGGATAAGAGGTGGTGTGAAAATTATTTCTGATAATATTTTTTTGTCGTCTAGTAGTAGGTCCCAGTTTAGCGAaaaaaattatcaatattcaaatattaataaaagaaaagaaatatataaatattaaTAAGTTTATCCAAATATTGCTACTCGTTTTGTTAGTATTTATAGCCGTCTATAAATAAAACCCTCGAGAGCCGAGACTTCAAAGCAAGAGAGAGATGAAACAAATAAAGGCGAAGAATCGAGAAAATGGAAGATGGAAAGCCAAATTCACTGGATATTGATGAAGTCATGTTGGAACTCCTCCATTCACTACAGATGGAAGGAAACCCCTTTTGAAAATTCAAGGTAATGGGTTACCTGTAATGGATTCACACATCTCTCATCAAATTGAAATGGAAAACCCTTAATTTCAACCTTTTCCCCAATAGGAACTGAAGACAAATCAAGGTAaatttcttctttttgatttggaATTTTGAGAATAAATAGATTTTTAGAACTTCTAGGTCACCCTAATTGAATAGTGCAACTAAAATGGGTTCTCTGTAATGAATCACACATCTCTCATTAAATTGAAATGGAAAACCCTTAATTTCAACCTTTTCCCCAATAGGAACTGAAGACAAATCAAGGTAAATTTCTGCTTTTTGATTTGGAATTTTGAGAATAAATAGATTTTTAGGACTTCTAGGTCACCCTAATTGAATAGTGCAACTAAAATGGGTTCTCTGTAATGAATCACACATCTCTCATTAAATTGAAATGGAAAACCCTTAGTTTCAACCTTTTCCCCAATAGGAACTGAAGACAAATCAAGGTAAATTTCTGCTTTTTGATTTGGAATTTTgagaataaatatatttttaggaCTTCTAGGTCACCCTAATTGAATAGTGTAACTAAAATGGGTTCTCTGTAATGGTTCACACATCTCTCATTAAATTGAAAAGGAAAACCCTTAATTTCAACTTTCCCCAATTGGACATCATGGCAACTACCCTTAATTTCAATTCTACAAAAATGATAAACCACTATTTCATAAACAGAATGTGAGTCAAATAATATCTCACTTGTAAACAATATTCATTCATTGTAACTAGCATCTCATTAGTTTTACATTATCACTTCAAAGCTTATATTTTCAGACAGTTTTTTCTACCATCTCATGAAATTGTTTGTCACTTGCAACTGGACATAGCATAGCATATTAGTAATGATGAAATTCTCAAACTTTCTCTGTTTGCTTTTAGGGTTATCCCTATGCATCTCACCAGCATCATTTATATCTtctattgaagaagatgaaagtcTTGCTCCAGAggtaatcttcttcttgttttgtTATTACTATGTATTATTTTGCAGATGTTTTGTTACTGATCTTCTGGATTACTGGTTTTATGTTTTTACAGTACGAGAAAGCTGCAGCTTTATTGAGCAGTCACGATCCTCAAATTGTTCTGGCCAAGGTAGATGCCAATCAAGAATTCAACAAGGCACTAGCTAATGAATTTAAGATTGTAAGAAGTAGACGAAAGGAGATAACGGACTACAAAGGTCCAAGATTAGCAGGAGGTATGGTTGAATACTCGAAGAAACAAGTTGGCCCGGCATCAGCTGCTATAAATTCCGTGGAAGATGCTAGCAATCTCATTAGAAATTCTCTGTCAATTATCTCCAATCCTGCAGAATATGACTTCTTGGTTGCCAACAACGGATCTGGTAATTTCAGTAGTATACAAGAGGCTGTAGACCATTCTCCGACAAGAAGTTTTAAAAGAACCATAATTCGCATCAAACAAGGTGTTTATGTTGAAAGTGTCGTCATCCCGAAAGAGAAAAGCAATCTTTATTTCGTAGGAGACGGGAGAGACCTTACAATCATATCAGGGAACAAAAATCAATTTGATGGGTATTCTATAATGACTTCTGCAACAGTTGGTAAGTATCATCTCTCTAATGACAGTTTCAAATTGCTTTTTAGGCTAAAGCTGTTTTTCGTTATTACTGTCACTTTGTGAAGGACATTAAATGCATGTCCTTTGGtttcattaattggtatcactgtTTGGTGCATACTGATGTGATCTTTAGTCTTTAGTTACTTGTGGGATCTGTAGGATTAAGTGGGATTTCGAGGGTACTTTTGGAAGATGATTATCATGAATACACTTTTAGTATTTTAGCAGGGGATTGTTTGTTTGTGAAAATCTATCTGATATGATTACCTTCCTAAACATTCATTCAATCCACAAATTTATAAACTTTAAAACAAAAGAAGAGAAAGTTCAGTAGCAAATAGTCTAAtggatgtttcccttttcttttttaatagaTCATGTGTGAGTAGTATAGGTATGAACCTGATTGATATCAAGGGTGCTGTGGAATACTTTTGTCACGGGGTATCTTTATGCTTCTTTTATTCACTGATCCCATCACATGATTGTGAAAAATATTTTCTCTATTGTATTGCCCTCTTCGTTCATTAGTTGGTACCTGTGTTACAACGATACGCCTTAAAAAAATAATCAGCCGTATCGACACGTATTTACACGGATACGCTTACTAATACTCCCAATTCTTCAAGATACAACTCAGTTAGAAAACTTTGACTAAATATTAGAAATTTTAGATATTTTACTAGATTCTATGAGAAGTTTTAACTATAGTGACAAAATATTAATTCCGATTAATTCTGAATCTGTCCACTAATCTTGCTCTAGACCTTCTTTCATCTTATCCAGACTTTTTCTCTCTTCAGTGAGGTTAATCATACAGATTATATTTTAATCATGCAAACATATGTATGTATTTTGTTAAGTTTCTATCTTATATGTAATATATTTATGTTAAACTACTGATCAATATTGAGTATGTCGTATCGCCGTATTTTAGTTTTTCAAgttggtgtatcatagtagcGTATTGGTATCTTGTATCCGATACCGTATCCGTATCGTTGCAACACAGGTTGGTACCAATTACTTGCTGTCTTTGGTACGATCATTAGTTTTTGGACTCTTTACTGTATCCGTTGGATATGTGTGGACATTCTCAAGGGTATTGTGGAACATGTCTAGGGTAAATTTGCTTTTAGTGTTTGAACAGTTCTTTTAGGGAGTTGTCTGTTTGAAGATCTGCCTGGAATGCATGTCTTGTTTAGTATCATTTTGCTTAGATTCTTTACTGTATCCGATGGATATGTGTGGacattttcaagggtattttgGAACATGTCTAGGGTAAATTTGCTTTTAGTGTATTCCAACATTTGTTTAATCCAGTTATCATCAACTTGTTAGTAAGAAAAATCTGTTGTCATCCATCATTAAGTAACGTGaggaaatagaagttgataatAAGTCATGAAAGCTTGAGTGTTATGTTCGTTTCTGTTAATCTTATCTTATGAAGGTTTaggagctgaaattccaacagAGATATCACTCGAATAACCTCTATTTTTGATTGATTTCAGCGGTGGAGGGTGACGGATTTTTAGCTCGAGATATAACGTTTGAAAACACTGCCGGACCAGCAAAGTTTCAAGCCGTTGCATTGAGGATTAACGCGGATGCATCAGCGCTTTACCGTTGCAACATCAATGGATACCAAGACACGTTGTTTGTTCAATCCTTTCGACAGTACTTTAGAGAGTGCAATATTTCGGGAACGATAGATTTTATCTTTGGAGATTCTGCAGTTGTCTTTCAACAATGTAATATTATAGCAAGGTTACCGAGTCTAGGACAGTATAATGTGATAACTGCATCTGGTAGGGCATATCCTCATAGTAAGGGTGGCATTATTATACAGAACTGCTCGATTTTAGCCTCGGAAGATTTGAAGAACATCAATTATACCGTGGAGACCTACTTAGGAAGGCCATGGAAGGCATATGCAAGAACCGTGGTAATGGAATCCTACTTGGATAATTTGGTTCATCCCAAGGGTTGGATCGAGTGGGAACATAATTTAAGTTCTGTAGATTTATTGTGGTATGGTGAGTATAGGAATACAGGACCAGGGGCTAAGAATGTTAGCCGGGTTGAGTGGAAGACATATCACAAGCTAATGGGTGATGATGAAGCTTTTTACTTTACTGTCTCAGAGTTCATAGCTGGAAACCATTGGTTGAATTCCACTGGGTTTCCTTATGAAACCGGGATTTAGGTTTCGGTATAGGTAGTCCATGGATTCGATGTTCGAAGTTTACTCTTTCACTTTGCTACTTTGGAATTTCATTTTTCATTATTGATGTAGTTCATATTTCCTCAGTTTAATGGTGTTCTGGTAATTTTACGTGTCTTAACAAGGAAAttcaatatatacattttttaataatttttctgTCACCATTGATTCCTCTTGCATTCTTGTTTTTACTGTACAAGTATGCCCTGTAGATCTTGCAGTGACTTGCTACAATGCTTCTATTCAGGTTTAGGGCAAAATTTAGGTCTTTACTATGGATTCTAGTCTTGAAGAGGTTGTGTTATCGTTCTTGCTAATTATTTGTAGGGCGGGGACTGGACCCCAAGTATTATAAAACTTTCTCTACTAAGGGATTTGTTAAATGGTGAATATGTATGTATTGTTTCTGGAAGGTCGGCAACTATTCTATATTATCGAGCAAGGTCTGTTTTGCGATAAAGATGGTTTTGCTATATATGCAGGATTCACCACAAGTCATGGTATGCCAGTAAGATTACTATTTGATTGCAGTGAGGTTGGCAGCTTCGAGGTCTGATTCTGTTATCTTTTGCTTTCAATTTGTTTTGTGTTATAATCCCAGGAGTATAAGACTCTATGAATTGGAAAGTGAAATACTGGGTTCCAGTTTTCAATATTTCAGGGTGGTTGTTGGTCTATCTGTGTTGGTTTCTCCTTCTGCAGATTGGCTGACTTAGTGAGTTGTTTTAGCTTTATGTGCTGATATGTATATGGTGTTCTTTTCAAGTTTCTTTTTTTAGCTCATTTTGTTTATTTATGCATTGCCCCTTCGTTAACATGATTGCTATGCTGGAATTTCGCATATATGCACATTGCCAACGTAGACTGTTGGTTTATTAATGAAAACAACACTAGTCGGAATATTTTGCTTCTGCGATAATTATTAAAAGTGTGCAAATTTGGTGCAGAAGGGAAAAACAGATCCAAAAGGGCATTCGTTGGGTTTTTTGTGTTATGTTTGTTGACTTTGATGATATGAATTACAGAGCCGTTTTATTTCATGTTCTTTTGTTATTACTTTGTATTATATTGCAGATGTGTTGTAAATGATCTTTTGGATTAGTCGACCTCCTCCGAGTTCCAGTTGATTTCATGTTTTGGTCTGCAGGGGGGTGCTCCTTCCTTTCTATCGTTTTGGCACTATTGAGCCAAGGATGGGTGGTACCCTATCACTAGTAAGGTGGCATAAATCATCAGTACAAAGAATTAGTACCCACTTTTTGAATTATAGTCTGCCTCGTGTTTGATTTAATTTCTGGTTGGTTAGCTTGAGTAACTAAAATATCATGATGGTCTATCTTTTCCTCCCAGGAAGCATGCGATCGGTATGTATCTGATGGCCCAGCATATTGATGCATGCGTTGATTTCacttttaaggaagtaagtttccTCCACCTCGTTTTTCATTTACAGCTATCAAATAATATTTGCTGTTAACCATTATATTTAGGGTTTAACATTTAATATATATGTGCTGACTGACGGTAAACACCATCAATCTACTGTCAAGATGCCTTGCCTGTAAAAACTGACGAGTGAAAGCAGGGTTCTTTGAGTTGTATCTCATTTCTttttaagcttaaaattttgtaaTGAAGTTGTAATTGATATTTTCTTATGCAAGAGAGTtctgtaagtgttgaggaatggTGGTAATGACACTTCGCCAAATGAGAGTGTGGAGGATCCTATTGACTTGCAATGAGTCCAGCAAAATGGGCAAATTGAGTTGACAAGTGAATGGCGGTGAAGAGGTGTTGGATAATGTTGCTGCTAAGTATGGTTTCAAGGAACAAACCTATACTAGAAGAAAGATATCTTGTAAGAAAAAATATCTGCATGTGCATGAAATCTCTCTCATCAAGAATCCGATTGGAAACACTCAAAATTAGCTTGATTCATGattatttttttggatttttgtaggGTTTCAAGTTTGTCATTCGTTGGGAGGAGGTACAGGATCAGGATCGATACCATATGACCACATGACTTGGAGTATTCTGGTACATATTCTGCACTTAAAACTAGTTCTATCAGAATCAAAGTTGGCAATACCCATGCTCCATTATTAAGATTCTCTTAACAAATTTAACCTTCTTCTAACTGCTCTTGACCATTTTTTTTGTACAGAACAGCGTTGTAATTATATAATGGTCTCTGTTTTGGTCATTTGAAACTTGAACCACCTTCTGTTTGCGCAAACCATTTAAACCCTATAACTATAACAATGAATTGTAATGTACTCGGTATTATGTTCGATTTATTTTTCTGGAGACAATGAGACATGGACTTCTCACCCTCTGAACACTGTATCTTGTACAATTCATTGGTGTAGTGGTTTTAGTTATGTGAATTTGAGACTTTTTCTGTTTGATTGGAATGTCCATTTGAGACTTAAGCCACCTTATATCTTTTAAAACACTTTTAATATCGTAACTGTAAATCGAATGTACTCTACTCTATGATTATGACTTGAATTTTACCTGAGAAGAAAATAACTGCTCAACCACCTGATTTTTCAACAACTTTTACAAACATTTTACTTTCAGGGAACTGATGCCTGAGCTGTTTTTTGGTTGGTTTGGATGTGATCAGTTGGAGGCTTGAACCATCTCTTTTGTGGAGTAACATGCTGTCTTCGATACCCTAATCAACTTAACTCTGATCTTCAGAAGCTAACTGTCAACCTGGTTCCCTTCCCTCGTCTCTACTACTTTATGGTTGCTTTTGCACCTCGTACCTCTCTGGGGTCGCAGCAGTGCAGAATCACAACAGTACCTGAACTTACTCAGCAAATCTGTGATGCCAAGAACATAAGGTGTGCTGCTGATCCTCGCCATGGCTGGTGTCTAACTGCTTCAGCTATGTTCCGCGGAAAGATGAGTAGTAAGGAAGTTGGTAAGCAGATTAACAATGTTCAGAACAAAAATTCGCTGCACATTGTTGAATGGATTCCAAACAATGTGAAGTCTACTGTCTGTGATATTCCACCAACAGGGTTTAAAATGGCATCTACATTTATTGGAAATTCCACATCTATCCAAGAGATGTTCTGTAGAGTTAATGAGCAATTCACAAGGAATGTAGATATCATCTACATTTATTGGAATTCTGGAAAGTAATATGTGCAGAACAAGGTATAGATGATGAAACATGAAGATGGTATCACGGAGATTCAGATCTTTAATTAGATAGATTATAATGATGAAGCTAGTTGTGGTAGATATGTACCAAGAGCTGTGTTAATGGATGTTGAACCTGGTATTAAATATGGATTCACTTATATCTGGTCCTTATGGTAAAATCTTTAGACCTGGGAATAACTGGGACGGCTGAAGGTCATTATACTGAAGGTGCTATTCTGTTCTGGATGTTGTTTGTCAAGAGGCTCAGAGCTGTGATTGCTTACAAGGTATAATTCATTTTCATCTTATATCGATTGGAAATATTCAAAACTGATCTTGATtcatgaatttttattttttttggacttttgtaGGGCCTCAAATGTCATTCTATGAGAGGAGGAACATGATCAGGAATGAAAACTTTACTTATATCAAAGATTAGTGAAGAATATCCAGGTAGAGTGATGCTTACATTCTCGGTGTTTACGCCACCAAAGGTTTCAGATACAGTTATGGAACCATATAATGCTACGCTTTTTGTTCATCAACTTGTTGAGAATGCAGATGAGTATATGGTTTGTGATACTGAAGCTTTCTATGATATTTGCCTCAGAACACTCAAACTTACTACCACAAGCTGTAAGTATCCTTTCTCTATTGGCGGTTTCAAATTGGCTAAAGCTGTTTTACATTATTACTGTCACTTTGAGATGGAGATTAGTAAAATGACATTAATGCATGCCCTTTAGTTTCGTCAGTTGGTATTACTATTTGGTGCTTATATGCGATGTTTAGTCTTTAGTTGCTTGATTTCGAGGGGATTTCCGAAAGATAATTATTGTCAATGTACTTTTAGTGTTTTAGCAAGGAATTCATTGTTTGCGAaaatttgtctgaaattattgccTTTTTTAGGAATAAACATTTGTTTAATCCACTAGACTTTAAGCAAAAGACAGAAATTCAGTAGCTAATAGTTTAAAGATATTACCCTTTTTTCTAGATTGGACCTTGATCATGTGTGTATGAACCTGAGTGATATCAAGGGTGCTGTGGAATACTTTTGTTTTATGCTTGCCAAATTGCTAATAAGTAATAACTAGTTCAATGCCTTTCTGTGAGTTGGGAAGAGCATCTATTTTCACACTCTCCCCATCCCCATTAATTTGTCCACTGGATAAGGGTATCTTTCTAAAAGATAGTGAAACATAATGCTTTGCTCATTGAGAATTCTCTTTATTTTCTCTTTCACGGACTCACCTAATTATATCGTACCTTTTGCCTCAACTACTTTCCTCTTCATATTGAGTAATCTTTTACCCGCAATTGCCTATTGCAATTTTGTCTATTGATACATGTGTCCTCCCTTGAGTCCAACCTATTTATGATTTTTGTATCTGGTTATGATATTAGAATCCATCTTTAACAGATATTCAGGACGTTGATATTGGAATGCGCATTCTAGTGATAGACATAGTATGCAAACCTGAGAACCAAATGTGATCTATAACTGAATTTACTATATAATAAAGAACTAAACAACTACCTGAATTTAAATTTTAGACAGATAATCAGTGTGAAATTATTGACCCACCTATTTCACCCAATATGTTTTCACTACAACTAGTTTTAGCTTTAACTGGACCTATATATTCTTGAATAGACATCTCAACCTGTTTTTTGATCCATAGATGACAGTTTATCAATGACATCTTAACCAACAGTTTGTAGTCATTGTTTGAGATAACTAAAATTGCTGCATCGTTTTAGCTGGCTTATACCGCACTTGCATCATTTGGTTCTAACCAACTTTGTTTTCACACTGAGATTGTACTAAGTTTGGTGTTGGAACTTCTAAGTTGACGGTTACCATTGGGCCTCTCCTAGTTGTGGGATATAATACCACATGACTTGGAGTTCTCTGGGACCCATTTTACACTTGAAATGAACTAAGTTCTATCAGAATCGAAGTTGGCAATACCCATGTTCCATTATTAGGACCCCTGAACAATATTAACCTCCTTGTAACTGCTCTTGACCATTGTTTTTGTACAAATCACTGTTGTAGTCTCTGTTTTGGTTTTTATTTGAAACTTGAACCACCTTTGTATGTGCACATACCTTCTAAACCCTATAATTGTGATTCTAGTGTACTCGGCATTATTCGATTTATTTCTGTGGAGACAATGAGACATGAACTTCTCAACCTCTGAACACTTATTTTTTTACATTTCATTGCTGCGTAATGGTTTTAGTTATGTTCATTTGagactttttctttttggttggaATGCTCATTTGAGACCTAGACCAGCTTGTATCTGTAAAACCACTTTTAACATCCTAATTGTAAATTCAAATGTACTCAACTCTATGATTATGACTCAAAGTTCTTCTGGGGAGAAATTAACTGCTTACCCACCTGATTTTTGCAACAACTTTTATAAACATTTTGCTTTCTGGGAACTGATGCATGAGCTATTTTTTTTAGGTTGGTTTGGATATGATCAGTTGGAGACTTGAACCATCTCATTTCTACTACCATGAGTGGGGTAACATGCTCGTCAACTTAACTCTGATCTTCGCAAGCTAGCTGTCAACCCGATTCCCTTCCCTCgtctttacatttctttatggTTGGTTTTGCACTCTTACCTCTGGGGTCGCAGCAGTACAGAACCCTAACAGTATCTGAACTTACTCAACAAATGTGGGATGCTAAGAACATAATGTGTGTTGCTGATCCTCACCATGTGTGCTGCTGATCCTCGCCATGGTCTGTATCTAACTGCTTCATCTATGTTCCGCGGAGAGATGAGCGTTAAGGAAGTTGGTGAACAGATAATTAATGTTCAGAACAAAAATGCGTTGTACTTTGTTGAATGGATTTGTGATATTCCACCAACAGGGTTAAAAATGGTATCTACATTCAGGACCCAACTGCTGAAAAGGAAGAAGAGTACTGAGGAAGAGAAGGAACCTCAAGAGGAGTGAAGTAAAAGAAGCGGTACAAGTAGTTTAGGAAATTCTTGCTTGTTTCCTTCAGCTCCTTCCTCTACCACCATCTGTCCTAGTATCCACTTGATGTTTGTGTCTCACATTGTCTTTCAAGTTCAGACGAGTACTGATATCTTGGCATGCAAGAGATACTTCAATTGTCATTACGCCTCCACTTTTCATAGGGCAGGCGTAGTGGCATATATACCATTCCTAAAACATGTTGTTGCAATTCATTTCCCTAATTTTCTTGTGAGGTACTGTAAATTCCTAAAATTTGCATACATCTCTTTGGTTGTGGATGGTTTATCTTCAATCCT includes these proteins:
- the LOC113329390 gene encoding pectinesterase-like, which gives rise to MVEYSKKQVGPASAAINSVEDASNLIRNSLSIISNPAEYDFLVANNGSGNFSSIQEAVDHSPTRSFKRTIIRIKQGVYVESVVIPKEKSNLYFVGDGRDLTIISGNKNQFDGYSIMTSATVAVEGDGFLARDITFENTAGPAKFQAVALRINADASALYRCNINGYQDTLFVQSFRQYFRECNISGTIDFIFGDSAVVFQQCNIIARLPSLGQYNVITASGRAYPHSKGGIIIQNCSILASEDLKNINYTVETYLGRPWKAYARTVVMESYLDNLVHPKGWIEWEHNLSSVDLLWYGEYRNTGPGAKNVSRVEWKTYHKLMGDDEAFYFTVSEFIAGNHWLNSTGFPYETGI